In the genome of Candidatus Thermoplasmatota archaeon, the window GTAAAGTTCGCTCTCAAACTTTTGATTGCTCTCATCATTATCTTTGGCATTTTGATGATAGCAGATATGATTTTACCATATATTCATTCCTTTATTTAGGAACATTAGATAAAAATAGCAACAAATAGTTTTTTCATCCGTTGGGCTTACTCAAAAGCTGATAAATCGCCGTATTTTTTATAAGCTATCACTGTAATAATTCCTACCACTATCGCACCCAAGTTAAAGGTTATTATGCCTAGAATGAAAGATATTACCACCCATATAAATTGATTTTTCTTCGCTTTTCTGTATTCCCATTCATCTATTGTCCTATTGATTTTTATCAGACCAATTGCAATAGCGAAGACTGCTGCACTTTCAATAAAAAATATCATACTAGACCAAAAAAAGAGTATATGCAATCTTCCCATATCGCCCAAAATTGTTCCTTCTACAAAATATAAAAGATACATTGCCCCGAATAAGAACGCTATAATTTCCCCAGCTTTATTCAGGGATTTTATTGATTCTGCCTCGGGCAAAATTTGATTCATAACCCACCTTGCTTAGATACAATTTACAAAACAGGGGAAAATTTAAATAACCTTTGTAATTATAGCTTTTTGGTGATAATTATGAAAAGTAAGACCTTAATAATTGTAGTGGCAATAACGGTTGCTTTTGTATTTGTAGCTAATTTTGGAGCATCTGCAGCGAACTTAAATTTGAGCCCTTCTGGCCCACAAAAAAAGTGAAGATATTTATCCCGATAAAAACGGAGTTTTTAGCGTGTATACTCTTGCTCAATTTCCTGGATGTCCTTGTAGTACAGCGAGTGATGTATGCATGTTAAATTATTTCTATACAGCTAAAGAGTATGGCACTTATTCATTTACTGTTTACACAAAGATAAAAGGGGATTGGGAATGAATGATTTTATACGCACCGGATGGTTCTGGTGGAAATGTAAGCATAGACGGAAATATCTTGTTTAGTGTCGATGGCAAGTTCTCTCCTACAGAATCTTTTATCCATATATACAACGAAAGCAACAGTCTATATGAAGAGTATGAAGGACCTAAAAAATCTGGTAATGGAAAAATAGATAACGCATGGAGTCACACTTTCTCTGGAATTTGGCTAGAACCAGGATGGTCTATTCATGTCATGAGTATTGTCTCTGTTGGATGTGAAGTCAATGCGTGGTCAGGATTTATTTCTCCTGGCCAGGCGTCAGCATCAATAGATGGTATTGCAACTCTTAATCATATCCATGTGGAATGGTTGCCTGCCCATGGACATTTGAATGTGAATCCGACTTACTTGAACTTTGGAGATATTGGAAGATGGCAATACCCCCAAGAGAAATCCATTGAGATTAGGAATGATGGAGAAGCTCCAGTAGGCTACAACCTTGAAAGTGAAGCACTTTCTCTCCCTTTGTTAAGTATATCAGTGTCTGGTACAACATCTCACAATGGGTGGCTGGATATAGGTGACATGGATATCATTTATGTAACAGTTAACCCAGATCAAGCAGATGTGGGCGATTACACGACACACTTTAAAATTGTTCCAACAGACCCTGAGGTTAATAGCATAACTGTAACCATACAGGTATCTATTACTTATGCATCAGATAATACATCGAATACATCAGATAGTATATTACTCACACCCGTACATGTATCCACTCCAATATCAACATCTACAGCAATAACAGAAACATCACCAACCACGACAACAACGGAAACTAGTTCGGCTACTCCGACTGCAACGTCACAAAACACTATCGATATTGCAGCTACTGATAGTGAATATACCAATAGTGATGTCACATGAGAAAGTTACTAATATTTATCGCCATATTTACACTTCTTGTTAGTAGTGGATCTGGGGGAGTACTAAATGTAAATAAAATGGAAGAATTCAATGAAATACGGACAGAATATAAAGTAGATGAATTCGGAATGAAAATATGTACAAACCGTAACCCCTCTTACAACAATGATTTAGATTATAATAAGATTAATGATCCGGAGGAGGGTCTGGATCAATCCCAAATTTATAGCGGAGATTGGGGTGCATTAATAGGCTCAAATTATGTTGCTGCCCAAAGTTTTCGTCCAGAATATAAAACTTTATCCTCCATAAAGCTACTTCTCGCTAAAAGCGGATATCCTGAAGGCAATCTGTACATCAAAATTAGAAGATTTTTAAGAGGATCAGATATAGCTGTTGCATCAATAAATTTTTCTGGTGGTGTAGATTGGAGATTAATTGAATTCAAAAATGTTGACCTCCAACCAGAAAAAGAGTATTATATTTTATTAACTTCTCCCAAGTCAAGAAATGGCTTTTATGTTTGGCGGGGAGGAATAAGTGATGAAGGGTACAAAAATGGGAGGGGATATAAAAGTTATACATACGGTTTGCTATGGAAAAAAGCGAATGTTGATTTTTGTTTTAAAACCTACTATTATTCTCCAGTCGAAAAAGTCGATCAACAGCAACTTGTCGATTCTGGCTGGGGGGTAGGTATTGGTGGTGGGCATTTGACTGCCCAGAGTTTTATTCCTTCCTGCAATATTTTAACTAAGATTGACCTTCACATTTCAAAAGGTAATGGAGAAGATAATTTATACATTAAAATCTCCGATTCTTTAAATGGCTCTGCTTTAACATCTGTAACTTTACCAAGCAATGAAATACCTTGCTCCGTACAATACTTAACCATAAATTTTCCAGATATCAAGGTAAATCTGGGCAATACTTATTATATCATTTTTTCTTCTCCGAATTCCTCTCGCGGAGGATGGTATCTATTCGGAACCTTAGAAGATGTATACAATAAAGGAGAGGCATATTTTTCTGGTAACGGTGGCATTACATGGGGAAATAAAACCTGGTTTGGATTCAAAGAGATTTGGTTCAGAACATATGGACGTGATGGCACTCCTCCAAACATTCCTGAGATATTTGGTCCTGCAACGGGAAAAGTGAGGAAGGAATATACGTACAAAGCTTCTGCCATAGACATAGATGGAGATAATTTATATTATTTATTTGACTGGGGAGACGGTAGATTCAGCGACTGGCTGGGCCCATATAAGTCAGGAGAAGAGATACAGGTCGAAAACAAATGGGGTTCGCCAGGGAACTACGAAATTAGAGTAACAGCTAAAGATGGAAATGGAGGCATAAGTGGATGGTCTGTTCCATTCCCAGTTGGCATAAGCAGATACATCAGTTTTCCTTGTAATTTGGCTCTGTTATTTAAAGGAAAGCCTTTGCATTTTTAACCAATAGGTATGCGACATTGTACATTGTACCACAAATATCGGGGTTTTTAACTCCATATAGACTGATGCAAATGCTATTCTACGGGGAAAAATTTCTCTGGAGTAAGTTCATTAATTTTTTCTGTTGCAACAATCATGCCATTTTCAATGGTAACATATCCATCCTTTTCATATTCCTCAATTATTTTTATTATCACGTTTCTTTCGTTCTCCAGTTCCCTTTCTAATTCTTTGATATTCAACCGCCCCCGAACGCGAAGGCTGACAAATATGATCATAATGATAGCCATAACAATATCCTTTGCCAGCACTTTTTCTGCCGCAACATCTTCAATCTGGTCGGTTTTGTCTGAGATTCTCCACCCCAGAAGCAAAAAGCCATCAATGACCAGTCTTCCAGCCCACGTAAGCCCATAATAATTTTTTTCCTTTGAAATAAAATGCATTTCCTGCAGGGCAGCAAGAGAACGATTAAATGTTGCGGTCGGCATATCAGTTTCCTTCTGAAGTTCTTTCCACCTTATTTTTTCTTTTTCTCTCAAAACCATAAGAATTTTTACGACATTTTCCCTGAGCAGCCTAAAAATTTTATAAACAACATCCTGCTTTCCTTCGTCTTTCATTGTTTATGCAACATATTTCCTTTAATAAAATTTGTTACAAAATGGACTCATGGGTGGCAACTCTTCAGCAGGCACGCCGGCAGCCCATGCAACACTCCTCCTAACAATCCACCAGTTAAACGAGGGAAGAAGTGACTGCCTCTCCTCCCACTGGAACAACCCTTTAAAAAGCATGCTATTGCTACAAGTGTCCTTCTCAACAATCCTTCCTCCACTCCATACAGGATGCTCAGGATGATTACCAAATATCACCACTCTTCCTTTTCCATATTCACACGCTATAGCAGCAGGCTTACCTGCAAGATGTGTCTCTATGAGTTTGCTTTCCATATCCCATAAATCAAAAGGCTCCATGGGATCAAAGTTATACCTCCAAGCATGTATGCTCGTGCTCCTGTTGCCGTTTGGCCTGGAAATGTTTTCATCAGGATACCATGCCAGTATAGTAACATTATTCCCATCTGGAATCAGGGCCGGACCGCCCACCCACCTTATTATCCGCGTATCATACTTATAGCCCCGAAATATTGGATGCTCCCTATTTATTCTGCAATGCTGGCATACACCTGAACCCTCAATAGAAAGATTATACCATACGTATGCCGACTGACCTATGCGGGCAGGGTTTTTTTGTATGATGCTGCAGGCCATAGGGTCCCCCATATCCTGATATGCCCTGACTGGTACGATCCCAATAGCTGATTTATTCATGAACCACTCCCATGCCGTTTCTCCCGTCCATCCTCTTTCTGATGCACTTACAAGACCTTGTGATGCTATATTTGCCCCCCCGCAAGTCCCAAGATAGCCGCCCCCATTTGATACAAAGGCTTTTACCTCGTTTTTCCATCGCAAAAGCCAGCTATTGTCTACAGGCCGTCTGAATTCTTTTCCTATTCCGGGGATAAGAATTAAATCACAACCATCTAGCGCCCCCATTGATATTTGCATATCGGTAACAAATCGGGTCTCGAACCCGTAGGATGAATTCCTAGATGACCATGCATAACCGTTCAGTATTTTCTCCATTTCTGAGGGGGAAGCAAATGAAGGGATTACAGAATCAAGTATCGCAACTTCTATGATTACATGATTTTTTGCTATTGATATTCTATCTATTTTTGTTTTTGAGGAATCATCCAAAGAAAAGGTGCAGGTTGTTCCACTTAACATGAAAAAAAGTACGCCAATTACAACTATCTTTTTCATCATTCTTACTTTAATGCTTTTCGAGTTAAATGCTTTTAGAAAAGCTTATAAATCAACATTCATTATATAGACGTTCATAAAATGAACGTTAAAAATTTGGATGTTAAATATGAAGATATTATTAATCACACCATCCGGCAATCCCAATCGCAGTTTATATGAAAGGGTGCTTGAGAGGGTATATCTCATGTGGCCCCCCATCACATTGCGCCAAATAGAGGCGATAACCCCAGAGAAATACGATGTAGAAATAATAGATGAAAATTATGAAAAGATAGACTATACAAAGCATTATGACTTAGTTGGAATAAGCTATTTTACTGCAACTGCCCCAAGAGCCTATAAAATTGCTGATAAGTTCAGGGAAATGGGAACAAAGGTTGTGCTTGGCGGATACCACGCCTCTGCCCTGCCGGAGGAGGCAAAGCAACATGCGGATGCTGTGGTCATAGGTGAAGCAGAAGAAACTTGGCCAAAATTGATTAACGATATAGAGAAAGATAGATTGAAGCCGTTCTATATTTTGGAAAAGCCAGTAAATACAGATGCCATTCCCAGGGCAACTCTGACAAAAATTCCAAATATCATTAAAATAGGAGGAATAGAAGCTACGAGAGGATGCCCATATGGGTGCGAATTTTGTGCATTATCAAATGTGAGATTCGGGAAAATATACCGTAAAAAGTCAATAAAAAAGGTCGTTCAGGAAATAGTGTCCATACCTTACAAATATTTTATCTTTTATGACGGCTCACTTACGGTTGATATGAATTACACAAAAGCTCTGTTCAAGGAAATCAAACATTTAGATAAAAAGTTTGCAGCTTTTGGCCATGCAAACATGGTAGATGATGAAGAGTTTCTAAAGATTGCAAGCGATGCAGGGTGCATTGCCTGGGATATAGGGTTTGAATCAATCTATCAGACGACGATAGACCAACTAAAAAAAGGGACTAATGTTGTTAAAAAATATGGGCATGTTGTCAAAAAACTTCATGAATATGGGATGGGCGTTATAGGATCTTTTGCTTTCGGTTTTGATGACCATTCCCCAAATGTTTTTGATAAAACTTTAGAAGCCATTCGCGAGTGGGATATAGATTCTATAGGAGTGACCATATTAACCCCGCTGCCTGGAACAAAATTCTACAACAGGATGGAGAGTGAAGGGAGGATACTTACCAAAGATTGGGAAAAATATGATATGTACCATGTAGTTTTCCAGCCAAAGAAGATGACAACAAATGAACTTTATGAAGGGACAACCAGATTTATAGATGAATATTATTCTCTGAAAAATCTGATTAGAAGGTTAATGGGAAATACCAAGAATCTTGGAATTATTTCCTCTCAAACAATGAACTATCATCTTTTGAGTTCAAGAGCAATATACAAATCTGCCTTTAATCAAAGACTGCTTCAAGGAGACTGGAGAAAGTTTATTCCTGCTACACCCAGAGTGCATCCATCAATGGTAAAAAAACGTCTCCGGCATTTCTAGATTATATGTATTTCTCCAGGTAGTGGTTTAGACCCGATATTCCTACAAAATCGTAACGTGGTAGTTTTTACTGCTGAATCGTAAGTTTTTCTGATAGATAAAAATTCATAGTCACCTTGCCAGAAAAAATGAGACGTTACAAAATTTCAGGAATATCTGGTGGAAACATTGCGGGAATTTTTGAAAATCACAAGAGAAAAAATATTATAATTCATTTGCATATACCTATAGGATTTACCGTATAAGATATGCATATGTGATGAAAATGAGTATCCTCATAGGAGTGCGCAGAGAAGATAAGAATCGCTGGGAACGTCGAACTCCCTTGATACCAGAGCATGTCAGAGAACTCAAAGATAAACACTCAATCGAATGTGTAGTTCAACCCTCCAAAATTCGCGTCTTTTCTGATGAAGAGTATGTGTATGCAGGAGCGAAAGTCCAAGATGCTCTTTCCTCTTGTTCAATAATCTTCGCCATAAAAGAAATACCTCCAAAATTATTTGAATGTGGGAAGACGTACGTCTTTTTTTCCCACACCATTAAAGGGCAAAAACACAACATGCCTATGCTTAAAAGAATTCTGGATCTAAAATGCACCTTAATAGATTATGAAAAGATAGTTGATGAAGAGGGGCGCCGCCTTATAT includes:
- a CDS encoding radical SAM protein, yielding MKILLITPSGNPNRSLYERVLERVYLMWPPITLRQIEAITPEKYDVEIIDENYEKIDYTKHYDLVGISYFTATAPRAYKIADKFREMGTKVVLGGYHASALPEEAKQHADAVVIGEAEETWPKLINDIEKDRLKPFYILEKPVNTDAIPRATLTKIPNIIKIGGIEATRGCPYGCEFCALSNVRFGKIYRKKSIKKVVQEIVSIPYKYFIFYDGSLTVDMNYTKALFKEIKHLDKKFAAFGHANMVDDEEFLKIASDAGCIAWDIGFESIYQTTIDQLKKGTNVVKKYGHVVKKLHEYGMGVIGSFAFGFDDHSPNVFDKTLEAIREWDIDSIGVTILTPLPGTKFYNRMESEGRILTKDWEKYDMYHVVFQPKKMTTNELYEGTTRFIDEYYSLKNLIRRLMGNTKNLGIISSQTMNYHLLSSRAIYKSAFNQRLLQGDWRKFIPATPRVHPSMVKKRLRHF
- a CDS encoding PKD domain-containing protein — protein: MRKLLIFIAIFTLLVSSGSGGVLNVNKMEEFNEIRTEYKVDEFGMKICTNRNPSYNNDLDYNKINDPEEGLDQSQIYSGDWGALIGSNYVAAQSFRPEYKTLSSIKLLLAKSGYPEGNLYIKIRRFLRGSDIAVASINFSGGVDWRLIEFKNVDLQPEKEYYILLTSPKSRNGFYVWRGGISDEGYKNGRGYKSYTYGLLWKKANVDFCFKTYYYSPVEKVDQQQLVDSGWGVGIGGGHLTAQSFIPSCNILTKIDLHISKGNGEDNLYIKISDSLNGSALTSVTLPSNEIPCSVQYLTINFPDIKVNLGNTYYIIFSSPNSSRGGWYLFGTLEDVYNKGEAYFSGNGGITWGNKTWFGFKEIWFRTYGRDGTPPNIPEIFGPATGKVRKEYTYKASAIDIDGDNLYYLFDWGDGRFSDWLGPYKSGEEIQVENKWGSPGNYEIRVTAKDGNGGISGWSVPFPVGISRYISFPCNLALLFKGKPLHF